One window from the genome of Paracoccus zhejiangensis encodes:
- a CDS encoding NIPSNAP family protein, with the protein MLTCVIRYEIDPTRPELFHEYAQNWGQAIPRCGADLIGYFAPHEGSSTLAYGIYNIPSLADYEAYRARLKLDPLGRRNYDFARAEGFIRREDRTFLKLASAPHGGAT; encoded by the coding sequence ATGCTGACCTGCGTGATCCGATACGAGATCGACCCGACCCGCCCCGAGCTGTTTCATGAGTACGCGCAGAACTGGGGGCAGGCAATCCCCCGCTGCGGCGCGGACCTGATCGGCTATTTCGCCCCGCATGAAGGCTCTTCGACGCTGGCCTATGGCATCTACAATATCCCCAGCCTCGCCGACTACGAAGCCTATCGGGCGCGGCTCAAGCTTGATCCGCTTGGCCGGCGCAACTACGATTTCGCCCGGGCCGAGGGCTTCATCCGGCGCGAGGATCGCACCTTCCTGAAGCTGGCATCGGCCCCGCATGGAGGAGCCACATGA
- a CDS encoding ArsR/SmtB family transcription factor, translating to MKSGPDIARIAALIGDPARANMLTALMSGKALTATELAAEAGVTPQTASSHLARLTEGGLLRQQKQGRHKYLSLAGDEIGRLLELLMGVAAGAGHLRSRTGPADPALRHARVCYSHLAGDLGTQLFDALLAQGIIARQGEALRLTEAGRGFATGFGIDIAALSVGRAPLCRECLDWSERRAHLAGSFGRALLTRIEALGWASRQDDSRALRFSPAGERAFRAQFALVTA from the coding sequence ATGAAATCTGGCCCCGACATTGCCCGCATCGCCGCGCTGATCGGTGATCCCGCCCGCGCCAACATGCTGACCGCGCTGATGAGCGGCAAGGCATTGACCGCGACCGAACTGGCCGCCGAGGCCGGCGTCACCCCGCAGACCGCCAGCAGCCATCTGGCCCGGCTGACCGAGGGCGGGCTGTTGCGCCAGCAGAAGCAGGGGCGTCACAAGTACCTGTCGCTGGCCGGGGACGAGATCGGGCGGCTGCTGGAATTGTTGATGGGCGTGGCAGCGGGGGCGGGACATCTGCGCAGCCGCACCGGCCCCGCCGATCCGGCGCTGCGCCATGCGCGGGTCTGCTACAGCCATCTGGCGGGCGATCTGGGCACCCAGCTGTTCGATGCGCTGCTGGCGCAGGGGATCATCGCGCGGCAGGGCGAGGCCTTGCGGCTGACCGAGGCGGGCAGGGGGTTCGCCACCGGTTTCGGCATCGACATTGCCGCGCTGTCGGTGGGTCGGGCGCCGCTCTGCCGCGAATGCCTGGACTGGAGCGAACGGCGGGCCCACCTGGCCGGCAGTTTCGGTCGGGCGCTGCTGACCCGGATCGAGGCGCTGGGTTGGGCCAGCCGTCAGGATGACAGCCGCGCCCTGCGCTTCAGCCCGGCGGGCGAGCGGGCGTTTCGGGCGCAATTCGCGCTGGTCACGGCCTGA
- a CDS encoding M3 family metallopeptidase, with the protein MNPELTQWTGPHGLPRFDLIADADFAPVIDAELARAEAAVEAIAANAAPADFVNTVAAMETCEEPLDRACGVFYTLAGVASNPAREALQRDLAPKLSAYSSTVMMDPRLFERVQAVSDAVEALPVEDARITELQLRARRRSGAGLPPEDRARLAAINERLAVLTTQFSQNVLTDERDFVLPIPDDRLAGLPDWLLGAMRAAARERGLTGQVVTLSRSLIVPFLELSEDRALREMAFRAWAARGSGAGAGGAATDNRGLVTEILSLRHEKARLLGYADFAAYRLEPEMARDADRVEDLLMQVWRPAVARAQKDEVALTEMLQAEGGNGPLEAWDWRHYAARRKRAEHDFDPDLLKPYLTLDAMIGAVFDTAQRLFGLEFTPFEAPLWNPDVRAWQISRDGQPMAVFLGDYYARPGKRSGAWCSSLQPQHKIGAGQRPIVVNVCNFTPPDQPGAPAFLSWDDARTLFHEFGHALHHILSDVHWPSISGTSVALDFVELPSQLYEHWLSQPQVLSQHARHYQTGEPLPPALLDRLLAADKADAGFSTVEYLESALVDLAFHRGDAPADPAARQADLLAQLGAPPAIPLRHDTPHFSHVFSGSHYASGYYSYMWSEVMDADAFAAFVEAGDIFDPETAKRLESAILSRGGSAQADDLWIEFRERMPGVGPLLEGRGLS; encoded by the coding sequence ATGAATCCCGAACTGACGCAGTGGACCGGCCCGCATGGGCTGCCGCGCTTTGACCTGATCGCGGACGCGGATTTCGCCCCGGTCATCGATGCCGAACTGGCGCGCGCCGAGGCCGCGGTGGAGGCCATCGCCGCCAATGCCGCGCCGGCGGATTTCGTCAATACCGTCGCCGCGATGGAGACCTGCGAGGAGCCGCTGGATCGTGCCTGCGGGGTGTTCTACACGCTGGCCGGCGTCGCCTCGAACCCCGCGCGCGAGGCATTGCAGCGCGATCTGGCGCCGAAACTGTCGGCCTATTCCAGCACGGTGATGATGGACCCGCGGCTGTTCGAGCGGGTGCAGGCTGTCTCGGACGCCGTGGAGGCGCTGCCGGTCGAGGATGCCCGGATCACCGAATTGCAGCTGCGCGCCCGGCGCCGCTCGGGGGCCGGTCTGCCGCCCGAGGATCGCGCAAGGCTGGCGGCGATCAACGAGCGGCTGGCGGTGCTGACCACGCAGTTTTCCCAGAACGTGCTGACCGACGAGCGCGATTTCGTTCTGCCCATCCCCGATGACCGGCTGGCCGGGCTGCCCGACTGGCTTCTGGGCGCGATGCGCGCGGCGGCGCGGGAACGCGGGCTGACCGGGCAGGTCGTCACCCTCAGCCGCTCGCTGATCGTGCCGTTCCTGGAACTCTCCGAAGATCGGGCGCTGCGCGAGATGGCCTTCCGGGCTTGGGCCGCGCGTGGCTCGGGCGCGGGCGCCGGGGGTGCTGCCACCGACAATCGCGGTCTGGTCACCGAGATCCTGTCGCTGAGGCATGAAAAGGCCCGGCTGCTCGGCTATGCCGATTTCGCCGCCTACCGGCTCGAGCCGGAGATGGCGCGCGATGCGGACCGGGTCGAGGATCTGCTGATGCAGGTCTGGCGTCCGGCTGTGGCGCGGGCGCAAAAGGACGAGGTCGCGCTGACCGAGATGCTGCAAGCCGAGGGCGGAAATGGGCCGCTGGAAGCATGGGACTGGCGCCATTACGCCGCGCGCCGCAAGCGGGCCGAGCATGATTTCGACCCCGACCTGCTGAAACCCTACCTGACGCTCGACGCGATGATCGGCGCGGTCTTCGACACCGCGCAGCGCCTGTTCGGGCTGGAGTTCACGCCCTTCGAGGCGCCCTTGTGGAACCCCGATGTGCGGGCCTGGCAGATCAGCCGCGACGGCCAGCCGATGGCGGTCTTCCTTGGTGATTACTACGCCCGACCGGGCAAGCGCTCGGGGGCCTGGTGTTCCTCGCTGCAACCCCAGCACAAGATCGGCGCGGGGCAGCGACCCATCGTGGTGAATGTCTGCAACTTCACCCCGCCGGATCAGCCCGGTGCCCCGGCCTTCCTGTCCTGGGACGATGCCCGCACGCTGTTCCATGAGTTCGGCCATGCGCTGCATCACATCCTGTCGGATGTGCACTGGCCCTCGATCTCGGGCACCTCGGTCGCGCTCGATTTCGTCGAATTGCCGAGCCAGCTTTACGAGCACTGGCTGTCGCAGCCGCAGGTTCTGTCGCAGCATGCCCGGCATTACCAGACGGGAGAGCCGCTGCCACCGGCGCTGCTGGACCGCCTGCTGGCCGCAGACAAGGCCGATGCCGGCTTCTCGACCGTCGAATACCTGGAATCGGCGCTGGTCGATCTGGCCTTCCACCGGGGCGATGCGCCCGCCGACCCTGCGGCGCGGCAGGCCGATCTGCTGGCGCAACTGGGTGCGCCCCCGGCCATCCCGCTGCGCCACGACACGCCGCATTTCAGCCATGTTTTTTCCGGCAGCCATTACGCCAGCGGCTATTACAGCTACATGTGGTCCGAGGTGATGGATGCCGATGCCTTCGCCGCCTTTGTCGAGGCCGGCGACATCTTCGACCCCGAAACTGCGAAACGGCTGGAAAGCGCGATCCTGTCGCGCGGCGGATCGGCGCAGGCCGATGACCTCTGGATCGAGTTCAGGGAACGAATGCCGGGGGTTGGGCCTTTACTAGAGGGGCGCGGGTTGAGCTGA